One Streptosporangium sp. NBC_01495 DNA window includes the following coding sequences:
- a CDS encoding C40 family peptidase — MASRGRTLPVRGQIAATTALRQVGRPYVWGGGSSAGPTGGGFDCSGLALHAWAKAGARLTHYTGTQFKQGRQVSFSQLRPGDLVFFGGGGGDPTHVGIYVKDGVMVHAPKTGDVVKTIDFAASPYYLSRYRGAIRPTPR; from the coding sequence GTGGCCTCGCGGGGACGCACCCTGCCTGTGCGAGGGCAGATCGCGGCTACCACGGCACTCCGCCAGGTCGGCAGGCCGTACGTGTGGGGCGGCGGTTCGAGCGCGGGCCCGACCGGCGGGGGCTTCGACTGCTCGGGGCTCGCCCTGCACGCCTGGGCCAAGGCCGGGGCCAGACTCACCCACTACACCGGCACCCAGTTCAAGCAGGGCCGTCAAGTGTCGTTCTCCCAGCTCCGCCCGGGAGACCTGGTCTTTTTCGGCGGAGGCGGCGGAGACCCCACCCATGTGGGCATCTACGTCAAAGACGGCGTCATGGTCCACGCCCCCAAGACCGGCGACGTCGTCAAGACGATCGACTTCGCCGCCTCGCCCTACTACCTCTCCCGCTATCGAGGCGCCATCCGCCCCACTCCACGCTGA